A genomic stretch from Corynebacterium kutscheri includes:
- the rsmH gene encoding 16S rRNA (cytosine(1402)-N(4))-methyltransferase RsmH yields the protein MTQGYTFSIDDNHGHVPVLRERMAALIAPGIKAAGENAVILDGTLGAGGHTQWFLNVFPTARVIGLDRDTTSLAAASQRLASFGDRFLAVHCRFDEFLEPLEQAAQQGNHIAQHVFEYGFAGSLFDLGVSSMQLDQVERGFAYKVDAPLDMRMDPTLGLTAADVLNTYSHGDLARILKVYGDERFAGKIASAVLHEREIKPFDTSARLVELLYKTIPAATRRTGGHPAKRTFQALRIEVNRELEAIENVIPQVCELLSPGARAVFMSYQSLEDRIVKRWFKELSTSKTPPGLPVDLPEFAAKYTLVTKGAEKASEKEISENPRSASVRVRAIEAIDGYQPHEK from the coding sequence ATGACACAGGGTTACACTTTTTCGATAGACGATAATCACGGGCATGTACCTGTGCTTCGCGAGCGTATGGCTGCCTTGATTGCACCAGGTATTAAGGCAGCGGGAGAAAACGCAGTTATTCTCGATGGAACCTTGGGAGCAGGTGGGCATACGCAGTGGTTTCTTAACGTATTTCCCACTGCCCGAGTTATTGGGCTGGATCGAGACACAACATCACTTGCTGCGGCGAGTCAACGGCTAGCTTCTTTTGGTGATCGTTTCTTAGCAGTGCATTGTCGCTTCGATGAGTTTTTGGAGCCGCTAGAGCAGGCTGCTCAACAAGGAAACCATATTGCGCAGCACGTATTTGAGTATGGTTTCGCTGGAAGCCTTTTCGATCTTGGGGTTAGCTCTATGCAATTAGACCAGGTTGAACGAGGTTTTGCTTATAAAGTTGATGCGCCACTAGATATGCGTATGGATCCTACGCTCGGATTAACTGCGGCAGATGTACTCAATACCTATTCGCATGGCGATCTAGCACGCATTCTAAAAGTTTATGGTGATGAGCGTTTCGCCGGAAAGATTGCTTCGGCAGTACTACATGAGCGGGAGATAAAGCCTTTTGATACTTCAGCTCGTTTGGTCGAATTGCTTTATAAAACTATTCCAGCTGCTACTCGACGTACCGGTGGACATCCCGCTAAGCGGACTTTCCAAGCGTTACGCATTGAAGTTAATCGAGAGCTTGAAGCAATTGAGAATGTTATCCCTCAGGTATGCGAGCTACTTTCACCAGGTGCCCGCGCAGTATTTATGTCTTATCAGTCTTTGGAAGACCGGATTGTAAAGCGCTGGTTTAAAGAGCTTTCCACTTCGAAGACGCCTCCAGGATTACCAGTTGATTTACCTGAATTTGCGGCAAAGTACACGCTGGTTACTAAAGGGGCAGAGAAAGCATCAGAAAAAGAGATTAGTGAAAATCCTCGATCAGCTTCGGTACGGGTACGTGCTATTGAGGCTATCGATGGCTACCAACCACACGAAAAATAA
- the mraZ gene encoding division/cell wall cluster transcriptional repressor MraZ: MFLGTYTPKLDDKGRLTLPAKFRDELAGGLMVTKGQDHSLAVYPREEFAARARKAAAVSRTNPEARAFIRNFAASADEQRPDGQGRITLSPAHREYAGLSKECVVIGSVDFLEIWDAQSWNAYQQETEAAFAEASGELLGDLL; the protein is encoded by the coding sequence ATGTTTCTAGGCACATACACCCCAAAACTTGACGACAAAGGCAGGTTGACCTTGCCAGCGAAATTCAGGGATGAATTAGCAGGTGGCTTAATGGTTACAAAAGGCCAAGATCATTCTTTGGCTGTGTATCCACGGGAAGAGTTTGCAGCTCGTGCGCGTAAAGCGGCAGCAGTATCGCGAACAAACCCGGAGGCACGTGCGTTCATCCGTAATTTTGCGGCAAGTGCTGACGAGCAGCGTCCAGATGGCCAGGGACGTATTACTTTGTCTCCAGCGCACCGTGAGTATGCAGGCCTTAGCAAAGAATGCGTAGTTATCGGTTCGGTGGACTTCCTTGAGATCTGGGATGCGCAGTCCTGGAACGCCTATCAGCAAGAAACTGAAGCTGCTTTTGCAGAAGCAAGCGGTGAATTGCTCGGTGATTTGCTTTAA
- a CDS encoding DUF3040 domain-containing protein, with product MALSEQEQRALREIERSLMAEDPKFGTSVSGGGAGTTGTLTLRGIAVIVIGLLLLVGGVALSQQSLWFVSLSIIGFLVMLGGAVWMLRSQSSFDKEISRSVKKSKKGSSGFGGKMEESFRRRFEQ from the coding sequence GTGGCTCTTTCCGAACAGGAGCAACGTGCACTGCGTGAAATTGAGCGCTCGCTTATGGCGGAGGATCCTAAATTTGGAACCTCGGTTAGTGGTGGCGGTGCAGGTACTACGGGCACGCTTACTCTCCGCGGTATTGCGGTGATCGTCATCGGTTTGCTCCTATTAGTGGGTGGGGTAGCTCTTAGTCAGCAGTCGTTATGGTTTGTGTCCTTGAGTATTATTGGCTTCTTGGTCATGCTCGGTGGCGCTGTGTGGATGCTGCGGTCGCAATCTAGCTTCGATAAGGAAATCTCTAGGTCTGTGAAAAAGAGTAAAAAAGGCTCGTCAGGGTTTGGCGGAAAAATGGAAGAAAGTTTCCGCCGTCGTTTTGAGCAATAA
- a CDS encoding SAV_6107 family HEPN domain-containing protein, protein MVAQVVSATTRFARGGVAKQTTFLAKASVLLSDAIGQYQRGEFEDSLESAYRAGLRTAGARVAASPVAKKVRKPNSVWEQLMLVDEQSAQWARQFLTYSRIRSRVASGLTDNLDTGVVQELISLVESFLDEVEQQLEGLAHAA, encoded by the coding sequence ATGGTGGCTCAAGTAGTCTCGGCAACAACGCGGTTTGCTCGCGGTGGAGTTGCCAAACAAACAACGTTTTTAGCTAAGGCAAGTGTTCTTCTTTCAGATGCCATTGGTCAATATCAACGAGGCGAGTTTGAAGATTCTTTGGAGTCGGCATATCGCGCCGGTTTGCGTACCGCGGGCGCTCGGGTTGCCGCATCGCCTGTGGCAAAAAAAGTGCGTAAACCTAATAGTGTATGGGAACAACTTATGCTTGTTGATGAACAATCAGCGCAATGGGCACGCCAATTTTTGACTTATTCGCGCATTCGCTCTCGAGTGGCTAGCGGATTAACGGATAACCTTGATACTGGAGTTGTTCAGGAACTTATTTCTTTGGTGGAGAGTTTCCTTGATGAGGTTGAGCAGCAGCTCGAAGGCCTAGCGCATGCGGCGTAG
- a CDS encoding GNAT family N-acetyltransferase has product MTLKILRLTPAEFSHLVPQFVDIYLAAMHYEPTIRLSRIGIWRRAVTEKDFISVCAHNDQHILGIAYGFRGHRDHWWNQQIRRGLRENHLPGGKQKSLCDDYFELVEIHVIPAAQGNGIGEALLVELFSHITSPYVLLSTPEVPEEDNNAFRLYRRNGFVDVLRNFHFQGDHRPFAILGKDLTSR; this is encoded by the coding sequence GTGACATTAAAAATACTTCGACTCACTCCCGCGGAATTTTCCCATTTGGTTCCGCAATTTGTCGATATTTATCTCGCTGCAATGCACTACGAGCCAACTATTCGACTTTCTCGTATCGGTATATGGCGACGAGCAGTAACTGAAAAAGATTTTATTAGCGTGTGCGCTCATAATGACCAACATATTCTTGGCATTGCCTATGGCTTCCGGGGCCATCGCGATCATTGGTGGAATCAACAAATTCGCCGTGGTTTACGAGAAAACCACCTTCCTGGTGGCAAACAAAAATCCCTCTGCGATGATTATTTTGAACTAGTAGAAATTCACGTTATCCCAGCTGCACAGGGAAACGGTATTGGTGAGGCACTGTTAGTAGAGCTCTTCTCGCATATCACAAGCCCTTATGTTTTATTATCCACACCAGAAGTACCTGAGGAAGACAACAATGCTTTTCGGCTCTACCGTCGCAACGGTTTTGTAGATGTATTGCGCAATTTTCACTTCCAAGGAGATCATCGTCCCTTCGCCATTTTAGGCAAAGATCTCACTTCACGCTAA
- a CDS encoding polyprenyl synthetase family protein yields the protein MSLQGLPNPNFPTDIPDIIDHIEASLKVFFDENRLHIERIGDPAMNAVSFLEDFVLTGGKRIRPLFAWAGFLAGGGFEKNPEYSHTALFTAISSLELVQACALIHDDFIDSSDTRRGQPTVHRRAETLHRSHNWQRNAKHFGASVSILVGDLALVWADDMFYGSGLPAQALIRAFDSWRGMRTEVIGGQLLDIANEAEATDSLARAYQVNLFKTAAYTIERPVHLGAALAGAEEKEIAALRAFGRDIGVAFQLRDDLLGVFGDPTVTGKPAGDDLREGKRTVLIAQSILNATNAGCPELAEKIKNQVGKVSTPEEIAELSYLIESTGVVGDIEKRINDLADSGLAHLRNIDLPTPAQNILSALANKALARTS from the coding sequence GTGAGTTTGCAAGGCCTTCCGAATCCAAATTTTCCCACCGATATACCAGACATTATTGACCACATTGAAGCCAGTTTAAAGGTATTTTTCGATGAAAATCGTCTGCATATCGAACGCATCGGAGACCCAGCAATGAATGCAGTAAGTTTTCTCGAAGACTTTGTGCTCACTGGTGGAAAACGTATCCGTCCGCTCTTTGCCTGGGCTGGTTTTCTCGCCGGCGGCGGCTTTGAAAAAAATCCTGAATATAGTCACACCGCGCTTTTTACTGCCATCAGTTCTTTAGAACTTGTTCAAGCCTGTGCTCTTATCCACGATGATTTTATCGATTCTTCTGATACCCGGCGCGGACAACCAACTGTGCACCGGCGTGCCGAAACCTTGCATCGTAGCCATAATTGGCAGCGTAACGCTAAACATTTTGGTGCTTCTGTTTCTATCCTTGTTGGTGACCTGGCTTTAGTGTGGGCAGATGATATGTTTTATGGTTCCGGCCTACCTGCCCAAGCGCTTATCCGCGCTTTTGATTCTTGGCGAGGAATGCGCACTGAGGTTATCGGTGGACAGCTACTTGATATTGCTAATGAAGCTGAAGCAACAGATTCTCTAGCGCGTGCTTACCAGGTCAATCTTTTCAAAACTGCCGCTTATACTATTGAGCGCCCAGTTCATCTTGGAGCAGCGCTTGCCGGGGCAGAAGAAAAAGAAATAGCCGCTTTACGTGCTTTTGGTCGAGATATTGGTGTTGCCTTTCAGCTTCGTGATGATCTTCTCGGAGTTTTTGGCGATCCGACAGTAACTGGAAAACCCGCTGGTGATGATTTACGGGAAGGAAAACGTACCGTACTCATCGCGCAATCCATTCTTAACGCCACCAATGCTGGATGCCCTGAACTCGCAGAAAAAATTAAAAACCAGGTAGGAAAAGTTTCTACCCCAGAAGAGATCGCGGAACTCTCTTATCTCATCGAATCGACTGGTGTAGTTGGGGATATCGAAAAGCGTATTAATGATCTGGCCGACTCAGGTTTAGCACATCTAAGAAATATTGATCTACCTACCCCAGCGCAAAATATACTCAGCGCACTTGCGAATAAGGCTCTCGCACGCACATCATGA
- a CDS encoding alpha-(1->6)-mannopyranosyltransferase A, producing the protein MNGIRLGILAAILVTLGSFGGGATRVRGGLLATFNLEALRYGHGATLSNLVLWSGTILLIVAWVLVGKAVYNQQLSLPQLNKSLWMWVLPLICAAPIMSRDIYSYLAQGAMLRDGFDPYTQGVALNPNSYLTEVSHDWRTTTTPYGPLHLWLGELITIISGDRVSVGVVLFKLLSIAGFALIAWSIPRLAILANQSPTLALWLGVMNPLMIIHLIGGMHNESLMIGLVGIGLWLIVSSSTPARVFCAIALISLGVALKATAAFILPFVVWIALTTKTKKLRWFFIYAFGGGVLTIAVLALITFISGASWGWVTQLTGNTKVINPLAFPSLIAGIISAVGSVFVDNFPYNQVLDITRRFSIVIMAIGFISCWWLSRRTQISALRGATGAYGFAFVFNSVTLPWYYASIICLLGLIKPPLWLLKLSVAASIIIASAFTGSGNHQLYNPLWMIPATFFAFLAVHYIFTEPGRLSLKNNVSTPASSAIAHN; encoded by the coding sequence ATGAATGGAATCCGACTAGGTATTCTTGCCGCAATTTTAGTAACGCTTGGTTCTTTTGGCGGCGGTGCCACCCGCGTACGAGGTGGACTTTTAGCAACTTTTAATTTGGAAGCTTTACGTTACGGTCACGGTGCTACCTTATCTAATCTTGTCCTGTGGTCGGGAACTATCTTGCTTATTGTGGCCTGGGTGTTGGTTGGCAAAGCAGTATACAATCAGCAACTTTCATTACCTCAGCTCAATAAATCATTATGGATGTGGGTGCTACCACTTATCTGCGCTGCACCGATAATGAGTCGCGATATTTATTCTTATCTTGCTCAAGGTGCCATGCTGCGCGATGGCTTCGATCCTTATACTCAAGGCGTTGCGCTAAACCCAAACTCATACCTCACCGAGGTTTCTCATGACTGGCGTACCACTACCACCCCCTACGGGCCGCTACATCTGTGGTTAGGTGAACTAATAACCATAATCAGTGGCGATAGGGTCTCTGTTGGTGTTGTTTTGTTTAAGCTGCTCTCGATCGCTGGCTTTGCGCTTATTGCTTGGTCAATTCCACGTCTTGCCATCTTGGCCAACCAAAGCCCCACCTTAGCGCTTTGGCTCGGGGTAATGAATCCGTTGATGATTATTCATCTCATCGGCGGAATGCATAACGAATCACTTATGATTGGTCTTGTTGGAATCGGCTTGTGGCTTATTGTCAGCAGTTCCACACCAGCGAGAGTCTTTTGTGCCATTGCTCTTATTTCACTAGGTGTGGCACTAAAAGCAACAGCCGCTTTTATTTTGCCTTTTGTAGTCTGGATTGCACTAACTACAAAAACCAAAAAACTACGTTGGTTTTTTATCTATGCTTTTGGCGGCGGAGTTCTCACAATTGCAGTTTTAGCACTGATTACTTTTATTTCTGGTGCGTCTTGGGGCTGGGTTACTCAACTTACTGGAAATACGAAGGTAATCAACCCATTAGCGTTTCCTTCGCTGATTGCTGGGATTATTTCTGCAGTAGGCAGTGTATTTGTCGATAATTTCCCCTACAACCAAGTGCTCGATATAACCCGACGATTCTCCATAGTCATTATGGCAATTGGTTTTATATCCTGTTGGTGGTTGTCCCGGAGAACACAGATTTCTGCGCTTCGTGGCGCAACTGGCGCATATGGGTTTGCCTTTGTTTTTAATTCGGTAACTTTGCCCTGGTACTACGCCAGTATTATCTGCCTATTAGGACTGATAAAACCACCATTATGGCTACTAAAATTATCAGTTGCCGCCAGTATCATTATTGCTAGTGCTTTTACCGGCAGTGGTAACCATCAACTCTATAACCCATTGTGGATGATTCCTGCTACCTTCTTTGCATTCTTAGCGGTTCATTATATCTTTACCGAACCAGGTCGTCTTAGCTTAAAAAATAATGTATCAACACCTGCTTCATCTGCTATTGCACACAACTAA